A window of the Cannabis sativa cultivar Pink pepper isolate KNU-18-1 chromosome X, ASM2916894v1, whole genome shotgun sequence genome harbors these coding sequences:
- the LOC133032430 gene encoding protein LONGIFOLIA 1-like: MTTGMVRDQQLEKHMEKQMGCMAGFLQIFDRNQILAGKRLYSTKRLPSSVSVDSSPESEKTIQSPVVPRELEKHKNTRSTPSPDRSKPVSVATELPFPVPENSPPKETPPKSPLPLPVFEFKEGTRTAWKFSREAPRLSLDSRATVDAKGSLYPREIKTNASILKANRNENHNHGEEDDDKNRRSPSVIARLMGLEPLQHSVAEPVKKAELRRSASESRVSKDLYQHRFVEGNGCQGKQCQQAHFNVSSNVVRDNGGNEDRIFNARAGDPKTFVKYNEATKGHLQHKGIGQRKSYFDSADFFPEPKQTASLYYGEIEKRLRMRGIDEPAKDLETLKQILEALQLKGLLHPKKPSYHTDYRNFVYDQSFSKESPIVVMKPTRSQSPTGRSSRFVGSESPPPVSFRSRTSIRRNINYTGEFLSSPRREQRGEMEQSNRNRSPSRSQAPTSRNEKSPSRRRPLSIETQRKGNDITEQRRVSPIQSPKLNSRRMGTDQQTLNRSPRSRKPTMEIHRKEDESSTTVSESSINTSTDTERAKMEEYKEGRSLLERCDKLLNSIAEITTPTAELQPSPVSVLDSSFYKDESSTSPIMKRSIDFKDQPLELADDIWGSAISSPFDDDEAEDCDLVYISEVLRVSNYIQEDSDIFLLVEKNLYPNTSKISRLQRRLIFDTISEILNRNRQLPPWKIVTPVNSQSDQVSLRDIWSEFRKIREREESEDLFEVICRVMKKDLAGDTVHGWGDSPIEVSEAVLDIERLIFKDLIGETIRDLASFSAMSYYQSSPSCRKLVF, from the exons ATGACGACGGGGATGGTTCGGGATCAGCAGCTAGAGAAACATATGGAGAAGCAGATGGGTTGCATGGCTGGGTTCCTTCAGATCTTCGACCGTAACCAGATTCTTGCTGGGAAAAGACTTTATTCCACCAAACGCCTCCCTTCTTCTGTG TCCGTGGATTCATCTCCGGAATCTGAGAAGACGATTCAATCCCCTGTGGTGCCTAGAGAATTGGAGAAACATAAGAACACCAGATCAACTCCATCGCCGGACCGGTCGAAGCCAGTTTCTGTGGCCACGGAGCTTCCCTTTCCGGTACCGGAGAACAGTCCGCCTAAAGAAACTCCACCTAAGTCTCCTCTTCCCCTTCCAGTATTCGAATTCAAGGAAGGCACTAGAACGGCATGGAAGTTCTCCAGAGAAGCTCCAAGGCTTTCTTTGGATAGCAGAGCTACGGTTGATGCGAAAGGAAGCCTCTACCCGAGGGAGATAAAAACTAATGCTTCGATTTTGAAGGCTAACCGAAACGAAAACCATAATCATGGAGAAGAAGACGATGATAAAAACCGCAGATCACCAAGCGTCATAGCTAGATTGATGGGACTCGAACCCTTGCAGCATTCAGTAGCTGAACCGGTCAAGAAAGCTGAACTTCGAAGATCTGCGTCGGAGTCTCGAGTGTCCAAAGATCTGTATCAGCATCGCTTTGTCGAGGGGAACGGTTGTCAGGGGAAGCAATGCCAACAAGCTCATTTCAACGTTTCTAGCAATGTAGTCAGAGATAATGGCGGAAACGAAGATCGAATTTTCAATGCTAGAGCAGGGGATCCAAAAACATTTGTGAAGTATAACGAAGCAACGAAAGGTCATCTTCAGCACAAAGGTATTGGACAGAGGAAAAGCTATTTCGACTCGGCAGATTTCTTCCCTGAGCCTAAGCAGACTGCGTCTCTGTATTATGGCGAGATCGAGAAAAGATTAAGAATGAGAGGAATCGATGAACCAGCTAAGGATTTGGAAACTCTGAAGCAAATCCTCGAAGCTCTGCAACTTAAAGGTCTTCTTCATCCCAAGAAGCCTTCGTACCATACCGACTACAGGAACTTTGTCTACGATCAGAGTTTCTCCAAGGAATCACCTATTGTCGTTATGAAGCCAACGAGATCACAATCTCCGACGGGTCGCTCTTCAAGGTTCGTTGGAAGCGAATCGCCGCCGCCGGTGAGTTTTCGTTCAAGAACCAGTATTCGCCGGAATATCAATTACACCGGCGAGTTTTTGTCAAGTCCGAGACGCGAGCAGCGAGGAGAGATGGAGCAGAGCAACCGGAATCGCAGCCCAAGTAGAAGCCAAGCCCCAACTTCTCGGAATGAGAAGAGTCCAAGTAGAAGAAGACCGTTGAGCATTGAAACGCAAAGGAAAGGAAACGATATTACCGAGCAAAGAAGAGTATCTCCTATTCAATCTCCAAAACTTAATTCGAGGAGAATGGGGACGGATCAACAGACCCTGAATCGGTCACCAAGGAGTCGTAAACCAACGATGGAGATCCATCGAAAAGAGGATGAATCGTCCACCACCGTGTCAGAAAGTAGCATTAACACTTCAACCGATACAGAG AGAGCAAAAATGGAGGAATACAAAGAAGGGAGGAGTTTATTGGAGAGGTGTGATAAGTTGCTTAACAGCATAGCTGAAATAACAACACCCACAGCCGAGTTACAACCGAGTCCGGTGTCGGTTCTTGACTCGTCGTTTTACAAGGACGAATCGTCCACTTCCCCTATCATGAAACGAAGCATTGATTTcaaag ATCAACCCTTAGAGCTAGCAGACGATATTTGGGGATCGGCTATCTCATCGCCGTTCGATGATGATGAAGCCGAGGACTGTGATCTGGTCTACATTTCAGAGGTTTTACGAGTTTCGAACTACATACAGGAAGACTCAGATATTTTCCTATTGGTGGAGAAGAATCTGTATCCGAACACCTCTAAAATCTCAAGACTCCAACGACGACTTATCTTCGATACCATAAGTGAGATTCTGAACCGAAATCGGCAGTTGCCTCCGTGGAAGATCGTAACTCCTGTAAATTCTCAGTCGGATCAAGTGTCACTGAGGGACATTTGGTCTGAATTTAGGAAAattcgagagagagaggagtCGGAGGATTTGTTCGAGGTGATCTGTAGAGTTATGAAGAAGGATTTGGCGGGTGACACCGTTCATGGGTGGGGTGATTCCCCTATTGAAGTCTCGGAAGCTGTTTTGGACATTGAAAGACTGATATTCAAGGATCTAATCGGTGAAACCATCAGAGATCTAGCTTCATTTTCTGCCATGAGCTATTATCAATCTTCACCCTCGtgtaggaaattggtattttga